A genomic region of Anopheles coustani chromosome 3, idAnoCousDA_361_x.2, whole genome shotgun sequence contains the following coding sequences:
- the LOC131260692 gene encoding myelin expression factor 2, with protein MDNDSDQNNRDRSRRGDRRSGAGSRFSNDRDRSRDRERSDCRRIYVSNVPYEYRWQDLKDLFRKEVGDVSFVELFHDENNKPRGCGIVEFEKPEHVQMALEKMNRYDINGRNLVIKEDYGNERDKYGRVVPKSFRGNENDNRRRDRDDDRMSGPSHGGGGGGGGGGGSGGGGGGGLVGGGLGGGGGGVLGGGNLGGVSVGGGSDFSQDYNTYGLSVKFLEGLGIQGPLHTKIFVANLDYKVDAKKLKQVFKLAGKIQSLDLSVDKDGNSRGFAVIEYDHPVEAVQAISMFDRQMLYDRRMTVRLDRLTEKSEMNRLPEGLKGIGIGLGPNGEPLKDVARNLPSLQQQNTALQSSALTNSAPTPVQPPLTASNLLNSAATNNLSGLNSNLAAQLSNVVGLSNLTGGLQNTLLSNAAAGLSNLSGLGGLGAAAAGGVGGGLGGAGGGLGGALGNSLSGALSGLGGGGGNDGGLGSSFNQSYSSGFGNGGNRGNDYDMGSSNVRNYSTAPNDDYGRNYGGLNNGNRKTSDTIVIRNMPSSWTWQTLRDKFRDVGEVKFAEIKGQDTGVVRFAKERDADVAIKLIDGSRFEGRTIDAKFF; from the exons ATGGATAACGACAGCGATCAAAACAATCGCGACCGCTCGCGGCGTGGAGACCGACGAAGCGGGGCCGGTTCCCGTTTTAGCAATGATCGCGATCGCAGCCGTGATCGCGAACGAAGCGACTGCCGACGCATCTATGTGTCGAACGTACCGTACGAGTATCGCTGGCAGGATCTGAAGGATCTTTTCCGCAAGGAGGTCGGTGATGTGTCGTTCGTTGAGCTGTTCCACGATGAAAATAACAAGCCTCGGGGCTGCGGCATTGTTGAATTTGAAAAACCGGAACACGTCCAAATGGCACTGGAAAAGATGAATCGCTACGACATTAACGGGCGGAATCTAGTGATCAAAGAGGACTACGGCAACGAACGGGACAAGTACGGCCGGGTGGTACCGAAGTCGTTCCGAGGCAACGAAAACGACAACCGTCGTCGCGACCGGgacgatgatcgaat GTCCGGCCCATcccacggtggtggtggtggtggcggtggcggcggtggaagcggtggtggcggcggcggcggtctTGTCGGTGGAGgccttggtggtggtggtggtggtgtcctCGGCGGCGGCAATCTCGGTGGCGTCAGTGTCGGGGGAGGTAGTGATTTTTCGCAGGATTACAATACGTACGGTCTGAGCGTCAAGTTCTTGGAGGGGTTAGGCATTCAAGGCCCGTTGCatacgaagatcttcgtcgcCAAT CTCGACTACAAGGTAGACGCAAAGAAGCTGAAGCAGGTGTTTAAGTTGGCCGGGAAAATCCAAAGTCTCGATCTGTCCGTCGACAAGGATGGCAACAGCCGTGGGTTCGCAGTCATTGAATACGACCATCCGGTCGAGGCGGTGCAGGCCATCTCGATGTTCGACCGCCAAATGCTGTACGATCGCCGCATGACGGTTCGGCTGGACCGCCTGACGGAGAAGAGTGAAATGAACCGCCTGCCGGAAGGTCTCAAGGGCATCGGCATCGGGCTCGGACCGAACGGCGAACCGCTCAAGGACGTGGCGCGCAATTTGCCCTCGCTGCAGCAGCAAAATACGGCCCTGCAGAGCTCGGCGCTTACAAATTCCGCCCCGACGCCCGTCCAGCCACCGCTGACGGCTAGTAATCTGCTCAATTCGGCCGCGACAAACAATCTGTCCGGGCTGAACTCGAACCTGGCGGCCCAGCTTAGCAACGTGGTCGGTCTGTCCAATCTGACCGGTGGTTTACAAAATACGCTGCTCTCCAACGCGGCCGCCGGGCTTTCCAACCTAAGCGGTCTCGGTGGGCTCggtgcggcggcggcgggagGCGTTGGTGGTGGGCTGGGTGGTGCCGGCGGAGGTCTTGGCGGTGCACTCGGTAACAGCCTATCCGGCGCGCTCAGCGGGcttggcggtggcggcggtaaTGATGGCGGGCTGGGCTCTAGCTTCAACCAGAGCTACTCGTCCGGATTCGGTAACGGAGGCAATCGGGGCAACGACTACGACATGGGCTCTTCGAATGTACGCAACTACAGTACCGCGCCGAACGATGACTACGGTCGCAACTACGGTGGACTAAACAACGGCAACCGTAAGACGTCCGACACGATCGTGATACGTAAT ATGCCTTCATCTTGGACCTGGCAGACACTTCGCGACAAGTTCCGCGATGTGGGCGAAGTGAAGTTTGCCGAAATTAAAGGACAAGACACGGGTGTGGTTCGTTTCGCCAAGGAGCGAGATGCTGATGTTGCTATAA aactaATAGACGGGTCGCGTTTCGAAGGGCGAACGATTGACGCAAAATTCTTTTAA
- the LOC131260693 gene encoding JNK1/MAPK8-associated membrane protein: MLKSVDKCPGLYCGRTVLANSSLSDCGACLRGFRVNAQYVCSPCEKDLTSHDWLYLGFMAILPLIIHWFCIDLNARSSSFTKAELILHASACIEVLLSAFLTILFTDPVWELRINSCGVQKLSDWYTLFHNPTPNYETTLYCTQEAVYPLQTMIFVFYLFCVTFMMIIRPGLNVKFLSKRGKLAVYYALYIFPILALLHAVAGGLIYYSFPYLSIVISVVSNALHFSIKINQNVMVLLETSLMQMRNLTILLGHWVLLAYGIISIPYDISYFALLFVPAPALFYIFTARYTDPENFK; this comes from the exons ATGTTGAAATCCGTGGATAAGTGTCCCGGTCTGTACTGCGGGCGCACGGTACTGGCCAACAGTTCGCTCAGTGATTGCGGTGCCTGCCTGCGAGGATTCCGGGTGAACGCACAGTACGTTTGTTCACCGTGTGAAAAAGACCTGACTTCGCACGATTGGCTCTATTTAGGATTTATGGCCATCCTGCCATTGATTATTCACTGGTTTTGTATTGATCTGAATGCGAGATCTTCATC CTTCACCAAAGCGGAACTTATACTACACGCTAGTGCCTGCATAGAAGTGCTTCTTTCGGCGTTTCTCACTATACTGTTCACCGATCCCGTTTGGGAGCTGCGAATCAACTCGTGCGGTGTGCAGAAACTTTCCGATTGGTACACGCTGTTCCACAACCCGACGCCAAATTATGAGACCACCCTTTACTGCACGCAGGAGGCCGTGTATCCGCTGCAAACGATGATATTCGTTTTCTACCTGTTCTGCGTTACCTTCATGATGATCATTCGCCCCGGATTGAACGTAAAGTTTCTCTCGAAGAGGGGCAAACTGGCCGTCTACTATGCGCTCTACATCTTCCCAATCTTGGCGCTGCTCCATGCCGTCGCGGGAGGACTCATTT ATTATTCGTTTCCATACCTAAGTATCGTGATTTCGGTGGTATCGAATGCGCTAcatttttcgataaaaatcaaccaaaacgTAATGGTATTGCTGGAGACGTCGCTGATGCAGATGAGAAACCTGACAATTTTAC TGGGCCATTGGGTTCTGCTGGCATACGGGATCATATCGATTCCGTACGATATCTCCTACTTTGCGCTGTTGTTCGTACCAGCACCGGctctgttttacatttttaccgCAAGGTACACCGATCCGGAAAACTTCAAGTAG